From Nitrospiria bacterium, a single genomic window includes:
- the rpsO gene encoding 30S ribosomal protein S15, with translation MVMVKEDKQHLIQEHALHKGDTGSPEVQIALLSGRITYLTEHFKVHKKDHHSRRGLLKLVAQRRKLLDYLKKNNIERYKSIIKKLGIRK, from the coding sequence ATGGTCATGGTAAAAGAGGATAAACAACATTTAATACAAGAGCATGCCCTTCACAAGGGGGATACCGGATCACCCGAGGTTCAAATTGCCCTTTTGAGTGGAAGGATAACCTATCTGACGGAACATTTTAAGGTTCATAAGAAGGACCACCATTCCCGGAGGGGGCTTTTGAAGCTGGTGGCCCAACGAAGGAAGCTTTTGGATTATTTGAAAAAAAATAATATTGAGCGTTATAAGAGTATTATTAAAAAACTGGGTATTCGAAAATAA
- the truB gene encoding tRNA pseudouridine(55) synthase TruB: protein MEKIINGFINIDKPRGITSHDVVDSIREILDVQKVGHTGTLDPLATGVLPICVGKATKLLDYIVVQKKRYRATMRLGIETETGDSEGAVIRVFPKGDISEARIREAMKGFIGGYLQIPPMYSAIKVGGVPLYKKARAGKVLARKPRQVSIEEMAFIQKVNEDVTFEVTCSKGTYIRSLCEDLGKALGIGAHLADLRRLQVGPFHIDKAIGLEKIKRFHERGQLGEVLYSMDEVLALPTLRVHSSISHRVLCGTSISRSGILSMPKGLDEGTRFKVHNPKGDLLAIVSVLSEKKEPGLNSEEEPIFKVEKVLGFPFDLQLNHLRVT from the coding sequence GTGGAAAAAATTATTAACGGTTTTATAAATATTGATAAACCCAGGGGAATAACCTCCCATGATGTGGTCGATTCCATTCGCGAGATTTTGGATGTCCAAAAGGTAGGGCATACGGGGACCTTGGATCCTTTGGCTACGGGGGTTTTACCCATCTGTGTGGGAAAAGCCACCAAACTTCTTGATTACATTGTTGTCCAAAAAAAACGTTATCGGGCGACAATGCGTCTTGGGATAGAGACAGAGACTGGGGATTCAGAAGGGGCGGTGATTCGTGTCTTTCCCAAGGGGGACATTTCCGAGGCCCGTATCCGGGAAGCCATGAAAGGGTTTATTGGTGGTTATTTACAAATTCCTCCGATGTATTCTGCTATTAAGGTTGGGGGGGTTCCATTATATAAAAAGGCAAGGGCGGGGAAGGTATTAGCCCGGAAACCCAGACAGGTGTCTATTGAAGAGATGGCCTTTATCCAAAAAGTGAATGAAGACGTTACCTTTGAGGTTACCTGTTCAAAGGGGACGTATATCCGAAGTCTTTGCGAAGATTTAGGAAAGGCCCTGGGAATAGGGGCGCATTTGGCCGATTTGAGAAGGCTTCAAGTAGGCCCATTTCATATCGATAAAGCCATCGGTTTGGAAAAAATTAAGCGCTTTCACGAAAGAGGACAATTGGGTGAGGTGCTTTATTCGATGGATGAAGTTTTAGCCCTTCCTACCCTTCGGGTCCATTCATCGATATCTCATCGGGTTTTATGTGGAACTTCCATATCGCGTTCTGGGATTCTATCCATGCCGAAGGGGTTGGATGAGGGAACCCGTTTTAAAGTTCATAATCCAAAGGGCGATTTATTAGCAATTGTTTCAGTTTTATCCGAAAAAAAAGAACCGGGTTTGAATTCAGAAGAGGAACCTATATTTAAGGTAGAAAAAGTGCTTGGTTTTCCATTTGATCTCCAGCTCAATCACCTTCGGGTTACCTGA
- the pnp gene encoding polyribonucleotide nucleotidyltransferase gives MIQKVEMEMAGKRLTLETGRVARQADGAVLARYADTVVLATAVGAKVAKPDIDFLPLTVDYQEKAYAAGKIPGGFFKREGRPGEKEVLTCRLIDRPLRPLFPKGYFNETQVIASVLSSDSSNSSDILAITTASCALFLSDIPFDNPVGAVRVGRVDGKLIINPDLSELEKSELNLVIAGTRDAVMMVEAGATGVLEEVMLEAIALGHQEIQKLIQLQVQLRELAGKPKREVPVLEMDSAMVEEISNVCLSKIQEAVLVSNKSERQERLDSLRAEVVEKQGNEDAKKIQQIKIIFKNLEKEEVRQMIIEKGIRADGRGPSEIRPITCEVGVLPRTHGSALFTRGDTQSLAVVTLGTSDDEQRIDALEGESKKTFMLHYNFPPFSVGEARPMRGPGRREIGHGVLAERALKCVVPSKEEFPYTLRIVSDILESNGSSSMATVCGGTLALMDAGVPIKSAVAGIAMGLIKKGEQTVILSDILGLEDHLGDMDFKVTGTAEGVTGLQMDIKIGGIKQEVLKTALEQAREGRLYILQRMKEAIETPRQNLSVHAPRIITLRVKPDKVREVIGPGGKVIRGIIEKTGVKIDIDDSGLISIASVDEKAAQEAVDIVNKITEEVEVGKIYFGKVKKIMDFGAFVEILPNTDGLVHISQLAQHRVKAVTDEVKEGDEFLVKVLEVDRQGKIRLSRKEVTPEETARMRKD, from the coding sequence ATGATACAAAAAGTTGAAATGGAAATGGCGGGAAAACGACTTACCCTAGAGACAGGACGTGTTGCCCGGCAAGCGGATGGGGCGGTTCTTGCCCGTTATGCAGATACGGTGGTCTTGGCTACCGCGGTTGGCGCAAAAGTGGCAAAACCGGATATTGATTTCCTCCCCCTGACAGTAGATTATCAGGAAAAGGCTTATGCTGCAGGGAAAATTCCAGGAGGATTTTTTAAAAGAGAGGGACGTCCCGGGGAGAAAGAGGTGTTAACGTGTCGTTTGATTGACCGACCGTTGCGACCTTTATTTCCGAAGGGGTACTTTAATGAAACCCAGGTTATTGCCTCGGTCCTCTCATCGGATTCAAGTAATTCATCGGACATTTTGGCAATCACAACCGCTTCTTGTGCCTTGTTTTTATCCGATATTCCCTTTGATAATCCCGTGGGTGCGGTTCGGGTGGGGCGTGTAGATGGAAAACTCATTATTAATCCGGACCTCAGTGAATTGGAGAAGAGTGAATTAAACTTAGTTATTGCAGGGACCCGGGATGCGGTCATGATGGTTGAAGCCGGTGCAACCGGTGTTCTCGAAGAGGTTATGCTCGAGGCCATCGCTTTGGGACATCAGGAGATTCAGAAGCTAATCCAGTTGCAGGTCCAGTTGCGGGAATTGGCTGGAAAACCAAAAAGGGAGGTTCCCGTTTTGGAAATGGATTCTGCCATGGTTGAAGAGATTTCCAATGTGTGTCTCAGCAAAATTCAAGAAGCGGTTTTAGTCTCTAATAAATCGGAGCGCCAGGAACGATTGGATTCCCTACGGGCAGAAGTGGTGGAAAAACAGGGTAATGAAGATGCAAAAAAAATCCAGCAAATCAAAATTATTTTTAAAAATTTGGAGAAAGAAGAAGTTCGTCAGATGATTATTGAAAAGGGAATCCGTGCGGATGGCCGAGGACCTTCCGAAATCCGACCGATTACCTGTGAGGTGGGTGTTCTTCCACGGACACATGGCTCAGCCCTTTTTACCCGGGGAGATACTCAAAGCCTTGCCGTGGTAACCTTGGGAACCTCCGATGACGAACAACGAATAGATGCCTTAGAAGGAGAATCAAAGAAAACCTTTATGCTTCATTATAATTTTCCTCCCTTTAGTGTGGGGGAGGCACGCCCAATGAGGGGACCCGGAAGACGGGAAATAGGGCATGGTGTCCTTGCCGAACGGGCCTTGAAATGTGTGGTTCCCTCTAAAGAAGAATTTCCTTACACCCTTCGCATTGTTTCGGATATTTTGGAATCGAACGGTTCTTCTTCAATGGCGACCGTTTGCGGAGGCACCTTGGCTTTAATGGATGCGGGGGTTCCGATCAAAAGCGCCGTGGCGGGAATCGCAATGGGGCTCATCAAAAAGGGGGAGCAGACCGTTATTCTTTCAGACATTTTGGGACTCGAGGACCATCTTGGAGATATGGATTTTAAGGTGACGGGAACAGCCGAAGGGGTAACGGGTTTACAAATGGATATCAAGATCGGGGGAATTAAGCAGGAAGTTTTAAAAACGGCCCTTGAGCAGGCCCGTGAAGGACGTCTTTATATTCTTCAGCGAATGAAAGAAGCCATTGAAACGCCACGCCAAAATTTGTCGGTTCATGCGCCACGAATTATTACCCTTCGGGTTAAACCTGATAAAGTACGGGAGGTTATTGGCCCGGGAGGAAAAGTGATCCGGGGGATCATTGAAAAGACCGGGGTGAAGATTGATATTGATGATAGTGGGTTAATCTCCATTGCTTCCGTTGATGAAAAAGCGGCACAGGAGGCCGTGGATATTGTTAATAAAATTACCGAGGAAGTAGAGGTAGGGAAGATTTATTTTGGTAAAGTCAAAAAGATCATGGATTTTGGTGCATTTGTTGAAATTCTCCCCAATACGGATGGTTTGGTGCACATTTCCCAATTGGCTCAACACCGGGTAAAAGCGGTGACCGACGAAGTGAAAGAAGGGGATGAATTCTTGGTAAAGGTATTGGAAGTGGATCGGCAGGGTAAAATTCGGTTAAGCCGGAAAGAGGTTACTCCTGAGGAAACCGCTCGGATGAGAAAGGATTAG
- the rbfA gene encoding 30S ribosome-binding factor RbfA: protein MDVSMTGAFKRSDRVGEAIQAEIADILNRKIRDPRIGFITVTGVSVTMDLREAKIYVSVLEDGIERENSLKGLESASGFIRGELGKRLKLRRVPTISFHLDTSAERAAHLNEILEKVKREDHGL, encoded by the coding sequence ATGGACGTTTCAATGACAGGGGCGTTTAAAAGGTCAGATCGGGTAGGTGAGGCGATTCAAGCGGAAATCGCTGATATTTTAAACCGAAAAATCCGGGATCCTCGAATTGGGTTTATCACTGTCACAGGGGTTTCGGTTACCATGGATTTAAGGGAAGCCAAAATTTATGTCAGTGTTTTAGAAGATGGGATAGAACGGGAGAATTCCCTGAAAGGTTTGGAGAGTGCTTCGGGTTTTATCCGTGGAGAGTTGGGAAAGCGCCTTAAACTTCGCAGGGTGCCAACCATTTCTTTTCACTTAGATACTTCCGCTGAAAGGGCGGCACATCTTAATGAGATCCTTGAAAAAGTTAAACGAGAAGACCATGGCCTTTAA
- the infB gene encoding translation initiation factor IF-2, translating to MRVFELAKELETTSKVLLARLGKLGIKASNHMSALSEAEAAKAISSLKKGGSPPKQSEPKLQKQEKKTKSPKPSKKKESLMVEEPSPRQKKGRILIKKRTQPEEVLSEVPSIEKKEALPEVSKEVAEKPSVDEPVIPQVEKKEERVVLQKPSGLEPETEVKAELKEPLGEIEAVPVPKSPELEVSLSGEPSKIDGIEGKGEKPEVERKKSLELVKGDLSDVTRKKEKEADQRALKKVKKVKKAREESARESYQDIRRWQTFKPIHKKTGRARDADRGSAQSSVSDITKPRKKVVKLSKGITVKDFAEIIGQKATEIIAKMMEMGMMATINQPIDLDVAVLISSSYGLNAEVVEQETIEDLVARVEDDPSSLVSRWPVVTIMGHVDHGKTSLLDAIRQTKVTDSEAGGITQHIGAYSVSVGDKNVVFLDTPGHEAFTAMRARGAKVTDIVILVVAADDGVMPQTIEAINHSKAANVPIIVAINKIDKPEANPERIRNILSERGLIPEAWGGQTIFAEVSAKKRLGLEQLLEMVLLQSDVLELKANPNRAARGNIVEAKIDKGRGAVATVLVQEGTLRVGDPFVTGSHHGRVRALINDKGKKVQEAPPSTPVEVIGLTGVPLAGDSFVVVENEKVARDVANTRMQRQRNVELSQYRRVTLDDLYSQIKEGEVKELNIVVKADVQGSVEAVVESLEKLSTQTVRLRTIHGGAGGITETDVLLASASNAIIIGFNIRPEPKAAALAEKEKVDIRLYSVIYDAINDVKAAMEGLLEPTFKERTLGRVEVRQTFTVSKIGMIAGSYVLEGVIARNSSGARVVRDSKPVYEGKISSLKRFKDDVKEVQAGYECGIGIENFNDIKVGDIIEVFTLDKVAGKL from the coding sequence ATGCGTGTATTTGAATTAGCAAAGGAATTAGAAACAACCAGTAAGGTTTTATTAGCCAGGCTGGGAAAGTTAGGAATCAAGGCCTCCAACCATATGAGTGCTTTGAGCGAGGCAGAGGCTGCTAAAGCCATATCCAGTTTGAAAAAAGGGGGCTCTCCGCCAAAACAATCGGAACCTAAATTACAAAAGCAGGAGAAAAAAACAAAAAGTCCAAAACCCTCTAAGAAAAAAGAATCCCTAATGGTTGAGGAACCTTCTCCCCGTCAAAAAAAGGGTCGAATTTTGATCAAAAAGCGTACTCAACCTGAAGAAGTCCTTTCTGAAGTCCCTTCAATTGAGAAAAAAGAGGCCCTTCCTGAAGTTTCCAAAGAGGTTGCGGAAAAACCCTCGGTGGATGAACCGGTTATTCCTCAGGTAGAGAAAAAAGAAGAAAGGGTTGTCCTTCAGAAGCCCTCTGGGCTTGAACCTGAAACTGAGGTAAAAGCTGAGCTAAAGGAACCTCTTGGAGAAATAGAAGCTGTTCCGGTTCCCAAAAGTCCTGAACTGGAGGTTTCTCTTTCTGGAGAGCCTTCTAAAATAGATGGGATTGAGGGGAAGGGGGAAAAACCAGAGGTTGAACGAAAGAAGAGTTTGGAATTGGTAAAGGGTGATTTATCTGATGTTACCCGGAAAAAAGAGAAAGAAGCAGACCAACGGGCCCTTAAAAAGGTAAAGAAAGTCAAAAAAGCACGGGAGGAAAGTGCCCGAGAGAGTTACCAGGATATTCGGCGCTGGCAAACCTTTAAACCGATCCACAAAAAAACAGGCCGTGCCAGGGATGCCGATAGGGGCAGTGCTCAGAGTAGTGTGTCAGATATTACCAAACCTCGAAAAAAGGTTGTTAAGCTCAGTAAAGGCATTACCGTCAAAGATTTTGCTGAAATTATTGGACAAAAGGCCACAGAAATCATAGCCAAAATGATGGAAATGGGGATGATGGCAACCATCAATCAACCCATAGATCTGGATGTTGCCGTCTTAATTTCTTCGTCCTATGGACTCAATGCGGAGGTGGTTGAGCAGGAGACCATTGAAGATCTGGTTGCCCGGGTAGAGGATGATCCATCGTCCTTGGTTTCCAGATGGCCAGTGGTCACGATAATGGGCCATGTGGATCATGGAAAGACATCCCTTCTTGACGCTATCCGGCAAACCAAAGTGACTGACTCTGAAGCGGGTGGGATAACCCAGCATATTGGGGCCTATTCCGTCAGTGTTGGTGATAAAAATGTGGTTTTTCTGGATACCCCAGGGCATGAAGCCTTTACCGCCATGCGGGCTCGGGGGGCAAAGGTAACGGATATTGTCATATTGGTTGTGGCTGCGGACGATGGGGTGATGCCGCAAACCATCGAGGCCATTAACCATTCCAAAGCCGCAAACGTTCCCATTATTGTTGCCATTAACAAAATCGATAAGCCAGAGGCCAATCCTGAGAGAATTAGGAATATCCTTTCAGAGCGTGGGTTAATCCCTGAGGCATGGGGGGGGCAAACCATTTTTGCAGAGGTTTCTGCAAAAAAACGTTTGGGCCTTGAGCAGCTTCTTGAAATGGTATTGCTTCAATCTGATGTTCTGGAATTAAAGGCAAACCCCAATCGGGCTGCACGCGGGAATATTGTGGAAGCGAAAATTGACAAAGGGCGGGGTGCAGTTGCAACTGTCCTGGTACAGGAGGGAACCCTGAGAGTAGGGGACCCCTTTGTGACCGGTTCCCATCATGGGAGGGTTAGGGCTTTAATCAACGATAAGGGGAAAAAAGTTCAGGAAGCTCCCCCTTCAACTCCAGTTGAGGTGATCGGGTTGACGGGTGTTCCACTTGCGGGGGATTCCTTTGTGGTTGTAGAAAATGAAAAGGTGGCCAGGGATGTTGCAAATACACGAATGCAGAGGCAGCGCAATGTAGAACTGTCTCAATATCGAAGGGTTACTCTAGACGACCTTTATTCTCAAATCAAGGAAGGGGAAGTTAAGGAACTTAATATAGTAGTAAAAGCTGATGTCCAGGGTTCTGTTGAAGCGGTAGTGGAATCGTTGGAGAAATTAAGCACACAAACCGTGCGGCTTAGAACCATACACGGGGGGGCGGGAGGAATTACCGAAACGGATGTTTTATTGGCATCCGCTTCCAATGCCATTATTATCGGGTTTAATATCAGACCCGAACCCAAAGCAGCTGCGCTGGCGGAAAAAGAAAAAGTCGATATCCGCCTGTACTCTGTTATTTATGATGCCATTAATGATGTGAAAGCTGCCATGGAAGGGTTATTAGAACCTACCTTCAAAGAACGGACCTTGGGGCGGGTGGAAGTTCGGCAAACGTTTACGGTCTCGAAAATTGGCATGATTGCGGGTTCTTATGTTCTTGAGGGAGTCATTGCACGAAACAGTTCTGGTGCCCGTGTGGTCCGTGATAGCAAACCGGTTTATGAAGGTAAAATTTCTTCTTTGAAGCGATTTAAAGATGATGTAAAGGAGGTACAGGCCGGGTACGAATGCGGCATTGGAATCGAAAATTTTAACGATATTAAGGTGGGGGATATTATAGAGGTATTTACGTTGGACAAAGTGGCGGGAAAGCTTTAA
- a CDS encoding bifunctional oligoribonuclease/PAP phosphatase NrnA, producing MAFNQIVDAIQEGQSFLITTHMNPEGDALGSSLGLALALRAMKKEALIYNVDSVPRIFHFLPFHEIYQQKKKVDGHFDTMFVLDCGDSTRTGLMNNGSPLPPVVINIDHHVTNKNFGNINWIDPEATATAEMIYDLLIYLNLSISPEIALSLYTALFTETGSFRFSNTTPKALRISAELLEKGVEPYWLSQQLYEKRSLEGLKLLGEGLTRMGKSDDGKIAWIMVTQDLLKKTKTDWEDSEDFVNYPRSLAGVEIAVFFRELGDRLFKVSFRSKNQINVAQLAEHFGGGGHRYAAGCQIEGDLDQVKKKVLDIVTQKIK from the coding sequence ATGGCCTTTAATCAAATTGTGGATGCGATCCAAGAAGGACAATCTTTCTTGATCACAACACATATGAACCCCGAAGGGGATGCCTTGGGGTCTTCTCTGGGATTAGCCTTGGCCCTTCGAGCGATGAAAAAGGAGGCTTTAATTTATAATGTTGATTCGGTTCCCCGGATATTTCATTTCCTTCCTTTCCATGAAATCTATCAACAAAAAAAGAAGGTTGATGGTCATTTTGATACCATGTTTGTTTTAGATTGTGGGGATTCTACCCGAACGGGGTTAATGAATAATGGAAGCCCCCTTCCGCCCGTGGTGATCAATATTGACCATCATGTGACAAACAAGAATTTTGGAAACATTAATTGGATTGACCCCGAAGCCACTGCAACTGCCGAAATGATTTATGATCTCCTGATCTATCTCAATCTTTCCATTTCACCTGAAATCGCTCTTTCACTTTATACGGCCTTGTTCACAGAGACAGGGTCTTTTCGTTTTTCCAACACCACTCCAAAAGCCCTTCGCATTTCCGCGGAACTTCTTGAAAAGGGGGTTGAGCCTTATTGGCTCTCCCAACAGCTTTATGAAAAACGATCTCTTGAAGGGTTAAAATTGTTGGGAGAGGGGTTAACCCGCATGGGAAAAAGTGATGATGGAAAAATTGCCTGGATCATGGTGACTCAGGATCTTCTTAAAAAAACAAAAACGGATTGGGAGGATTCTGAGGATTTTGTGAACTATCCACGCTCCCTTGCGGGAGTAGAAATAGCTGTTTTTTTTCGAGAATTAGGAGACCGTTTGTTTAAGGTTAGTTTTCGTTCAAAAAACCAGATCAATGTGGCGCAACTTGCAGAGCATTTCGGGGGTGGTGGGCATCGTTATGCGGCGGGGTGCCAGATTGAAGGTGATTTAGATCAGGTTAAGAAAAAAGTTCTGGATATAGTTACTCAAAAAATAAAATAG
- a CDS encoding DUF503 domain-containing protein, whose product MTVGICTLVLYLPGIGSLKGKRQIIKSLKDRVQNRFNVSIAEVGDQDLWQRAVLGIACVGNDRGFVNQVLDKVLDFVQRVPTIEVLDFRLEFN is encoded by the coding sequence ATGACGGTTGGCATTTGTACATTGGTTTTGTACCTTCCTGGAATTGGGTCGTTAAAAGGGAAACGACAGATCATTAAAAGTTTAAAAGATCGGGTGCAAAATCGATTTAATGTTTCAATTGCGGAAGTGGGCGATCAGGATTTGTGGCAACGGGCAGTATTAGGAATTGCGTGTGTGGGGAATGATCGGGGGTTTGTCAATCAAGTTTTGGATAAGGTTCTTGATTTTGTTCAACGTGTCCCTACCATTGAGGTACTGGATTTTCGCTTAGAGTTCAATTAA